Genomic window (Drosophila ananassae strain 14024-0371.13 chromosome 3L, ASM1763931v2, whole genome shotgun sequence):
GCGCAGAAGGAAAGGTAGTGAGTGGCAAGATCTTCCATGTTGTGGGGGATGACCTTTACATTGATTTTGGCTGGAAGTTCCACTGTGTCTGCAGTCGTCCCTCTAGGAACGGCAGGTAAGGTTCATAAGATTCCCATTCTGTTCTTACTTTTATAATCCTCCTTCCCTTCCAGCGACTACGTCAAAGGCGCCCGCGTTCGGTTGCGCGTAAAGGACCTGGAGCTGTCAACCAAGTTCCTGGGCTCCTCTAAAGACATAACCATTCTGGAAGCAGACTGTCATCTTCTGGGCCTGATTTCTTCGCCCACCCGGCAGGGAACAGCCAGGTCTTCgcccaaaatagaaaatattttataagtcGTCTTTATTCTAAACGAGTGCATTAAAATCAAGGTTTGTTAACTGTTACGTCAAGTCGTCCTCGTTTGTGGTAAACTGGAACACCTCGAAGTGGTGGTTGAGCTCCTTTACAGAGTGCAGCTGGAAGCGGGTGGCTAGAGCTCCGTTGTCGGACGGCCGCAGGAAGAAGACCCTTTTCGCTCTGCTGTGAACCAAAGCCATTGAGCACATCAGACAGGGCTCTTGGAGGAGGTAAACATCGTAGCCAGTGCAGAGATATGGCCCGAACTTGGCCAGATTGTCATCTCCTTGAACATCCTCCACCTTTTCGTTTCGCCTGGATTTCTCTGCACCGAAACGCAGGTCCTTATAGTCCTCGTTCTTCGTCAGATAATCGTAGTAGCTCTTAGGCAGGCCGCTTAGAATGGCTTCGCTGTCGGTTAGGTCTTCGGCAAAGCTTAGATTTGTTTCCATCGCTCCGCCATGCTGACTACGTGCCACAAAATCAACGAGAATCATGCTGCAGTGCTCATGTGGGCTCTGTGCCTCGCCAGATCCGGCTATGGCTACTAGGCTGGAAGTTCGCGGGTCTACACAGATGCCCACCGGTCGGCCGGCATTCTGATCTCTGGATAGCTTAACCAGCAGCTGGGCCATGCGTTTGTGAAAGATGCGCTGACTGGCTGTGAAGTTTGTGCCATTCCGAAGGGATTCCGAGTAGTGATTCGGGTGGAACTTGCAGGGCCAGTGCTGCTGGGTTTTTTCGTATTGCACGCGGAGGCGGGGCATCCGTTGAGGTACCTTTACCACTTTGTTTCCCTGGCACAGTGCCCGGAGCACGTGCTCCGAGAAGGCGAAGCGCTGCAGGTGCTGCTCCAGGGTCTCTGAGGCATCGATCTCCGAGCTGGGACAGATGAGGACATCGCGATCCTGAACCCGTTTTAGGTGTTGGAAGTATGGTAGCTTCTGGGAGAGCTCCTGGATAACAGCCTGCAGTTGCTGTTTCGTTTCCAGTTGGCAACTGTGCGCCTGGATAAGCGGTATGTCCAGTTCAAACTCATCCGACAGGATGGCGCGAATTCCCATTATCTCATCGTTATCCTCCAGGCTGTAGGATTTTCTGGCGCGTTTCTCCGGAGGCGGAAGATCCATTTGGATTCTTTTGGATTCAGATGGTTCTGTGCCTTAATAGACATATCGCAGCCCTAAAATTCAGGTGTGGGTTTCACCACACCAGCTGACTGTGGTGAGTTGGAGTTGGCGCCGAatttgaaataattataagTTATTATaggtattttatttaatgtgTCGAAGGAGCGcgcattaaaaatataataatgtaAGCAATCCTTGTAGAAAACTtcaacataaatataaattttttgtaaaaaatgttggaattttaattggaaatcaccaaataatttaaagaCAATGTGTCTCAACGTATGTTGTGGTTTCTTGTCACTCTACATCGGGTGCGTCGCTATCGGGATTTCGGGGATGATATTTAGCATCGTCCTTTTCGCCCTAGCCCTTTTCCACTTGGTCCTCCAGACGAAAATAAAGCTTGCGCTTGTGATATTTGCAATGGCCACCTCCTTGGTTCACGGACTGAGCATGGCCCTGTTACTCATTGGCGTCATGCTGGTGAGTTTAGCCCTGCTATCTGGATTAATCTACCTATAATATCCCTTTCACCTTCAAGGATGTCTGCTGGACCATATTTTTATCCTTCGTGATTGGAATATTCTCCACTGTGCTCTTAATTGCATCGCTTGCGGTACTCTTTTTGGAAACTGCGAATCCAGTCCACCTGGTGTTGGGGGTGATCTTGGTCTTGGGTAAGTACTAACTAAGCCTATTGGATAAAAAATTCCAACTCCCCTCTGGTTCACAGTTCAGATATACTTTCTGTGGATCATCATCTCCACTTGGTGGTGTTGTCGATCGTGTCGCAACGACTGCTAGTTGCAACCCGTCTACAATGTGTTGCCTTCAAACCTGTCGGCCCCAAGTGGGGACCCATGGAGATCCAACAACGATCAATGTTGGCTCCCAACAAGTTGGAGCAACGTCTTACGATACCCAAGTATTGTTGGCTCCGAAAGTATCTCCAAGTTCATCCAAAATTCATTCGGTTTGTGTACTTCTTGGGGCTGGCAATGGAGCAAGCGGCTCCCCCAGCGAGTGAGAGTGTGCGTGCATTTCGCCCCCGAGTCCCGTGGCGTGTTTAGAGAAATAATAAATGCATATAGATCCACTGTATATTCGATAGATATACCCAAGTGTATGTGAGACGAGTCGAGAGTGTTTTATTTGCCGC
Coding sequences:
- the LOC6495786 gene encoding 28S ribosomal protein S28, mitochondrial codes for the protein MSMLHKLSRTALQAVSATSRRRNPLPIRLLSGEEGKTVAPVEEVSVGNPAESSKGGFARAFDKYTAPATPELPPEDNQTFASLLRNSKFVDLGSAEGKVVSGKIFHVVGDDLYIDFGWKFHCVCSRPSRNGSDYVKGARVRLRVKDLELSTKFLGSSKDITILEADCHLLGLISSPTRQGTARSSPKIENIL
- the LOC6494832 gene encoding probable inactive tRNA-specific adenosine deaminase-like protein 3 translates to MDLPPPEKRARKSYSLEDNDEIMGIRAILSDEFELDIPLIQAHSCQLETKQQLQAVIQELSQKLPYFQHLKRVQDRDVLICPSSEIDASETLEQHLQRFAFSEHVLRALCQGNKVVKVPQRMPRLRVQYEKTQQHWPCKFHPNHYSESLRNGTNFTASQRIFHKRMAQLLVKLSRDQNAGRPVGICVDPRTSSLVAIAGSGEAQSPHEHCSMILVDFVARSQHGGAMETNLSFAEDLTDSEAILSGLPKSYYDYLTKNEDYKDLRFGAEKSRRNEKVEDVQGDDNLAKFGPYLCTGYDVYLLQEPCLMCSMALVHSRAKRVFFLRPSDNGALATRFQLHSVKELNHHFEVFQFTTNEDDLT
- the LOC6495787 gene encoding uncharacterized protein LOC6495787; this translates as MCLNVCCGFLSLYIGCVAIGISGMIFSIVLFALALFHLVLQTKIKLALVIFAMATSLVHGLSMALLLIGVMLDVCWTIFLSFVIGIFSTVLLIASLAVLFLETANPVHLVLGVILVLVQIYFLWIIISTWWCCRSCRNDC